One segment of Streptomyces sp. YIM 121038 DNA contains the following:
- a CDS encoding endonuclease/exonuclease/phosphatase family protein, with protein sequence MAQADAAGMAGMADVADVVDAADVEAETDTVHAAEAGQGGRGRRRASGPGARSGRVRRTLRRALRPGPWRRGLVLAASALLLGLLMLLHARIPDRGGIGSLVETFLPWFGLFVPVLLAGALWRRSASAVVALVLPVAVWLNLFGGLLVDKSRPGGDLTLATHNVGADNPDPAGTARDLAASGADVLALEEITPQAKPVYERELAKAYPHHTVRGTVGLWSRLPLSDTRAVDIQQDVGPLADTKPVAAVAPDGRALRATVATDQGPLAVYVAHLGSVRVYSDGFTTGSRDRNARALGAAVAAEPNKRMVLLGDLNGTVDDRALDGVTSRLRSAQDAAGDGFGFTWPRTFPMARIDHVLVRGVTPVSAWVLPATGSDHRPVAAAISW encoded by the coding sequence ATGGCACAGGCGGACGCGGCGGGCATGGCGGGCATGGCGGATGTGGCAGACGTGGTGGACGCGGCGGATGTGGAGGCCGAGACGGACACGGTGCACGCGGCGGAGGCCGGTCAGGGAGGCCGCGGCCGACGCCGTGCCTCCGGTCCGGGCGCCCGGTCCGGGCGCGTCCGCCGCACGCTTCGCCGCGCTCTGCGGCCGGGGCCCTGGCGGCGCGGCCTCGTTCTCGCGGCGTCGGCCCTGCTGCTGGGCCTGCTCATGCTGCTGCACGCGCGGATCCCGGACCGCGGCGGGATCGGCAGCCTGGTGGAGACCTTCCTGCCGTGGTTCGGCCTGTTCGTCCCGGTGCTCCTCGCCGGGGCGCTGTGGCGGCGCTCCGCCTCGGCGGTGGTGGCGCTCGTGCTGCCGGTCGCGGTGTGGCTGAACCTCTTCGGCGGGCTGCTCGTCGACAAGTCCCGCCCCGGCGGCGACCTCACCCTGGCCACCCACAACGTCGGCGCCGACAACCCCGACCCGGCCGGCACCGCCCGCGACCTGGCCGCCTCCGGCGCGGACGTGCTGGCCCTTGAGGAGATCACCCCGCAGGCGAAGCCGGTCTACGAGAGGGAACTGGCCAAGGCGTACCCGCACCACACGGTGCGGGGCACGGTCGGCCTGTGGAGCAGGCTGCCGCTGTCGGACACCCGGGCGGTCGACATCCAGCAGGACGTCGGGCCGCTGGCGGACACCAAGCCGGTCGCGGCGGTGGCGCCCGACGGCCGGGCGCTGCGCGCCACGGTGGCCACGGACCAGGGGCCCCTCGCCGTGTACGTGGCCCACCTGGGGTCCGTACGCGTGTACTCGGACGGCTTCACGACGGGCAGCCGGGACCGGAACGCGCGGGCGCTCGGCGCGGCCGTCGCCGCCGAGCCGAACAAGCGGATGGTGCTGCTCGGCGACCTGAACGGCACCGTGGACGACCGCGCGCTCGACGGCGTCACCTCGCGGCTGCGCTCGGCCCAGGACGCGGCGGGGGACGGCTTCGGCTTCACCTGGCCGAGGACGTTCCCGATGGCGCGCATCGACCACGTCCTGGTCCGCGGCGTCACGCCGGTCAGCGCGTGGGTGCTGCCCGCCACCGGCAGTGACCACCGGCCGGTGGCGGCGGCCATCAGCTGGTGA
- a CDS encoding class I SAM-dependent methyltransferase translates to MSAAYEQYLVPVVFRPFAEDLTVRAAALRPRRVLELAAGTGVLTSRLLAALPSAAVTATDLNEAMVAFGSARAPGAEWRQADARRLPFPDGGFDLVVCQFGVMFFADHVAAFTEVRRVLAPGGRFLFNTWGPLGTHAFEVALQAGLERAFPADPPRFFPTVPHGYADPATVSADLGAAGFTVEDEREVTLQGRAASTADLATGYLTGTPVRAAVEERGGGPAVRATVIEEMTARLGPGPVSAPMTAYVFRAAA, encoded by the coding sequence ATGTCGGCGGCCTATGAGCAGTACCTTGTGCCGGTGGTCTTCCGGCCTTTCGCCGAGGACCTGACCGTGAGGGCGGCGGCTCTTCGCCCGCGGCGCGTTCTCGAACTGGCCGCCGGAACGGGTGTGTTGACCTCGCGTCTGCTCGCGGCGCTGCCGTCGGCCGCGGTGACGGCCACCGACCTCAACGAGGCCATGGTCGCTTTCGGGTCGGCCCGGGCTCCGGGCGCGGAGTGGCGGCAGGCCGACGCGCGGCGGCTGCCGTTCCCGGACGGCGGCTTCGACCTGGTGGTCTGCCAGTTCGGCGTGATGTTCTTCGCCGACCACGTCGCGGCCTTCACCGAGGTCCGGCGGGTCCTGGCCCCGGGCGGCCGGTTCTTGTTCAACACCTGGGGCCCGCTCGGCACGCACGCCTTCGAAGTCGCGCTGCAGGCCGGTCTTGAGCGGGCCTTTCCGGCCGACCCACCGCGGTTCTTCCCGACGGTTCCGCACGGCTACGCCGACCCCGCCACCGTGTCCGCCGATCTGGGGGCCGCCGGGTTCACGGTCGAGGACGAGCGGGAGGTGACGCTTCAGGGCCGGGCCGCGTCGACCGCCGACCTCGCCACCGGGTACCTCACCGGGACACCGGTGCGCGCTGCCGTCGAGGAGCGCGGTGGCGGGCCGGCTGTCCGGGCGACGGTCATCGAGGAGATGACGGCCCGCCTTGGCCCGGGGCCGGTCAGCGCCCCGATGACGGCGTACGTCTTCCGCGCCGCGGCCTGA
- a CDS encoding aldehyde dehydrogenase family protein — MITALAPVVSRNPADPSDVVVRTAAPGAFAAVDTVERARVAQPGWRLGGAAARAGALGAIASAVEAAADELAALAVREVGKPLTEARAEVARTAAIWRYYAEAPYAAEGSVHEPGSGAGLLLTRRRPHGVAGLVTPWNFPFAIPSWKAAPALATGNAVVLKPAPEATACALRLAEIVQQALPDGVFTVLPGGASEGNAVVSAADVISFTGSTVVGQAVVARAAARGVPVQAEMGGLNAAIVLPDADIATAAAHLAAAIAGYAGQKCTATSRVIAVGAALAPLREALAERLRAVTVGDPAEAATACGPLISEGARDDVAESSRGLPELADARAPHGDGWYAAPALVTDVPPGHRLLREEVFGPLAVLLAADDLDHAVRIANATPYGLVTSVHTASLDTALHGLDHLDTGMIRVNAPSTGVDFHLPFGGTKASSHGPREQGRAALEFYTSSRTYTLAPALSP; from the coding sequence GTGATCACCGCCCTGGCCCCGGTTGTCTCGCGCAACCCGGCCGACCCCTCCGACGTGGTGGTACGCACCGCCGCGCCCGGCGCGTTCGCCGCCGTCGACACCGTCGAGCGGGCCCGCGTCGCACAGCCCGGCTGGCGCCTGGGCGGTGCGGCGGCCCGCGCGGGCGCGCTCGGCGCCATCGCCTCGGCCGTCGAGGCGGCCGCGGACGAGCTGGCCGCGCTCGCGGTCCGCGAAGTGGGCAAACCCCTGACGGAGGCCCGCGCGGAGGTGGCGCGCACCGCCGCGATCTGGCGCTACTACGCCGAGGCCCCGTACGCGGCCGAGGGCTCCGTGCACGAACCGGGCAGCGGCGCCGGGCTGCTGCTCACGCGCCGCCGCCCGCACGGCGTCGCCGGTCTCGTCACGCCCTGGAACTTCCCCTTCGCCATCCCCAGCTGGAAGGCGGCCCCGGCCCTCGCGACCGGCAACGCCGTCGTCCTCAAGCCCGCGCCGGAAGCCACCGCGTGCGCGCTGCGCCTCGCCGAGATCGTCCAACAGGCCCTACCCGACGGCGTGTTCACGGTGCTCCCCGGTGGAGCCAGCGAGGGCAACGCGGTCGTGTCGGCCGCCGACGTCATCTCCTTCACGGGCTCCACCGTCGTCGGCCAGGCCGTCGTGGCCCGCGCCGCCGCCCGCGGCGTCCCCGTCCAGGCGGAGATGGGCGGCCTGAACGCGGCGATCGTCCTGCCGGACGCGGACATCGCCACCGCCGCCGCCCACCTCGCCGCCGCGATCGCCGGGTACGCGGGCCAGAAGTGCACCGCGACCAGCCGCGTCATCGCGGTGGGCGCCGCCCTCGCCCCGCTGCGCGAGGCCCTGGCCGAGCGGTTGCGTGCCGTGACCGTGGGCGACCCCGCGGAGGCGGCCACCGCCTGCGGCCCGCTCATCTCCGAGGGCGCCCGCGACGACGTGGCCGAGAGCAGCCGGGGGCTGCCCGAACTCGCCGATGCCCGCGCCCCGCACGGCGACGGCTGGTACGCGGCCCCCGCCCTCGTCACGGACGTGCCGCCGGGCCACCGGCTGCTGCGCGAGGAGGTCTTCGGGCCGCTGGCCGTGCTGCTCGCCGCCGACGACCTGGACCACGCGGTCCGCATCGCCAACGCCACCCCCTACGGCCTGGTCACGTCCGTGCACACCGCGTCGCTCGACACCGCCCTGCACGGCCTGGACCACCTCGACACCGGCATGATCCGCGTCAACGCCCCGTCCACCGGCGTCGACTTCCACCTGCCGTTCGGCGGCACCAAGGCCTCCAGCCACGGCCCGCGCGAACAGGGCCGCGCGGCCCTTGAGTTCTATACGTCCAGCCGCACGTACACCTTGGCTCCCGCACTGTCCCCGTGA
- a CDS encoding NAD(P)/FAD-dependent oxidoreductase, with translation MRPRIAVIGSGPAGLAFARVLHRHGHPVTVLERDPARDARPPGGTLDLHEGLGQVALEKAGVLAEFRALSRPEGQAMRILAVDGTVLRDWRPRPDDRANPEIDRGQLRDLLLGPLDVRWGRAVTEVVPRSGDGARVHFADGRQETYDLVIGADGAWSRVRPAVSAVTPEYTGVTLVETSLDDVDARHPDLARLVGDGSVAVYGVNRAIVAQRNSGGHVKVYAQFRVDPEWHAAPGRPAGPDRGASLDGADAEAVRASLLAQFDGWAAPVLDLIRRGAAFVHRPLYALPVSHTWPHVSGVTLLGDAAHLMPPLGVGANLAMLEGAELADAIAAVPGPEGLDEAVRAFEERMWERAARWASMTKAGLERLVSPDPSTALALFDEVQPS, from the coding sequence ATGAGACCCCGTATCGCCGTGATCGGCAGCGGACCCGCAGGCCTTGCCTTCGCCCGAGTCCTGCACCGTCATGGCCACCCCGTCACCGTCCTCGAACGCGATCCCGCTCGCGACGCCCGGCCCCCGGGCGGCACGCTGGACCTGCACGAGGGGCTCGGCCAGGTGGCGCTGGAGAAGGCGGGGGTGCTGGCGGAGTTCCGGGCGCTGTCCCGCCCCGAGGGGCAGGCCATGCGCATCCTGGCCGTGGACGGGACCGTCCTGCGCGACTGGCGGCCTCGGCCGGACGACCGGGCCAACCCCGAGATCGACCGCGGGCAACTCCGCGATCTGCTGCTCGGGCCCCTGGACGTGCGGTGGGGGCGGGCCGTGACGGAGGTGGTGCCGCGGAGCGGGGACGGGGCGCGGGTCCACTTCGCGGACGGGCGGCAGGAGACGTACGACCTCGTGATCGGCGCGGACGGCGCCTGGTCCCGGGTCCGTCCGGCGGTCTCCGCCGTGACGCCGGAGTACACCGGCGTCACCCTGGTCGAGACCTCCCTGGACGACGTCGACGCCCGCCACCCCGACCTCGCCCGGCTGGTCGGCGACGGTTCCGTGGCGGTGTACGGCGTGAACCGCGCGATCGTCGCCCAGCGCAACAGCGGCGGCCACGTCAAGGTGTACGCCCAGTTCCGCGTGGACCCGGAGTGGCACGCGGCCCCGGGCCGACCCGCGGGTCCGGACCGGGGCGCGAGCCTGGACGGGGCCGACGCCGAGGCCGTGCGGGCGAGCCTGCTGGCTCAGTTCGACGGCTGGGCCGCTCCCGTCCTCGACCTCATCCGCCGCGGCGCGGCCTTCGTCCACCGCCCCCTCTACGCCCTGCCCGTGTCCCACACCTGGCCCCACGTCTCGGGGGTGACCCTCCTGGGCGACGCCGCCCACCTGATGCCCCCACTCGGAGTGGGCGCGAACCTCGCGATGCTGGAAGGCGCCGAACTCGCCGATGCCATCGCCGCCGTCCCCGGCCCCGAAGGCCTGGACGAGGCCGTCCGCGCCTTCGAGGAACGGATGTGGGAACGGGCCGCCAGGTGGGCGAGCATGACGAAGGCCGGTCTGGAGCGCCTCGTGAGCCCGGACCCCTCCACGGCCCTCGCCCTCTTCGACGAGGTCCAGCCTTCCTGA
- a CDS encoding FKBP-type peptidyl-prolyl cis-trans isomerase gives MSERTKPEVHVPEGDAPTELTVRDLVVGEGPEVKPGMVVRVHYVGVTFASGKEFDASWDRGQPFKFALGSGRVIKGWDRGVRGMKVGGRREIIVPPRLGYGNQSPSSSIPAGSTLVFVVDLLDLYSSTTGWQHT, from the coding sequence ATGAGTGAACGGACGAAACCCGAGGTCCACGTTCCGGAGGGGGACGCTCCCACCGAGCTGACCGTCCGGGACCTGGTCGTCGGGGAGGGGCCCGAGGTCAAGCCGGGCATGGTGGTCAGGGTCCACTACGTCGGGGTGACCTTCGCGTCCGGGAAGGAGTTCGACGCCTCCTGGGACCGGGGCCAGCCGTTCAAGTTCGCCCTGGGCAGCGGCAGGGTCATCAAGGGCTGGGACCGGGGGGTGCGGGGGATGAAGGTCGGCGGTCGGCGCGAGATCATCGTTCCCCCGCGCCTCGGCTACGGCAACCAGTCGCCCTCGTCGTCGATCCCGGCAGGCTCGACCCTGGTCTTCGTGGTGGACCTGCTGGACTTGTACTCCAGCACCACCGGGTGGCAGCACACCTAG
- a CDS encoding VOC family protein: MRAHLQQIVVDCHEPKTLAAFWARILGGDPVGRARGWSHVELPGLPRLAFQPVPEGKTVKNRLHLDVAVDDIEAATTEAVRLGAARSGGTVTDDQGAFQVMLDPEGNEFCFVSAGPR, translated from the coding sequence ATGCGCGCGCACCTGCAACAGATCGTCGTGGACTGCCACGAGCCGAAGACCCTGGCCGCGTTCTGGGCCCGGATCCTCGGGGGTGATCCGGTCGGCCGTGCCCGCGGCTGGTCACACGTCGAGCTGCCCGGACTCCCCCGGCTCGCCTTCCAGCCGGTGCCCGAGGGCAAGACCGTGAAGAACCGGCTCCACCTGGACGTCGCGGTCGACGACATCGAGGCCGCCACCACCGAAGCGGTGCGCCTGGGCGCGGCCCGGAGCGGTGGGACGGTCACCGACGACCAGGGGGCCTTCCAGGTCATGCTCGACCCGGAAGGCAACGAGTTCTGCTTCGTCAGCGCCGGGCCCCGGTAG
- a CDS encoding M15 family metallopeptidase, producing the protein MNRTTPTARTPSRRTHLLAVAVLAVVITAITVILCSWSPESSTASNAAAHASRRGHHGAPGVADGVVPDGVTVFDEATPAVTRLDPELLEALRRAAKDAADDGVAFRVNSGWRSPSYQNRLLREAVAEYGSEEEAARWVATAETSPHVSGDAVDVGRSAATAWLSEHGAGHGLCQIYENEPWHYELRPEATDHGCPRAYADPTQDPRTRQ; encoded by the coding sequence ATGAATCGGACAACGCCCACCGCACGAACACCGAGCCGCCGCACGCACCTCCTCGCCGTCGCGGTCCTGGCCGTCGTCATCACAGCGATCACCGTGATCCTCTGCTCCTGGTCGCCCGAGTCCTCGACGGCCTCGAACGCGGCGGCGCACGCCTCCCGCCGGGGGCACCACGGCGCGCCCGGCGTGGCCGACGGCGTCGTACCCGACGGCGTGACGGTCTTCGACGAGGCGACGCCGGCGGTGACCCGCCTCGATCCGGAGCTGCTCGAGGCGCTGCGCCGGGCCGCCAAGGACGCCGCGGACGACGGGGTCGCGTTCCGCGTCAACAGCGGCTGGCGCTCCCCGTCGTACCAGAACCGGCTCCTCCGCGAGGCGGTCGCCGAGTACGGGTCCGAGGAGGAGGCCGCCCGATGGGTGGCCACGGCGGAGACCTCCCCCCATGTGTCGGGCGACGCGGTCGACGTCGGGCGCTCCGCCGCGACGGCGTGGCTGTCCGAGCACGGCGCCGGACACGGGCTGTGCCAGATCTACGAGAACGAACCCTGGCACTACGAACTGCGCCCCGAAGCCACCGATCACGGCTGCCCGCGCGCGTACGCCGACCCCACCCAGGACCCGAGGACGCGGCAGTGA
- a CDS encoding GntR family transcriptional regulator — protein sequence MGHLKQRNLITTRERLRDQVAHALRAALISGELRPGEVYSAPGLAEDFGISATPVREAMLDLAREGLVEPVRNKGFRITEVNERDLDQYSEIRTLIEVPMVGRITRSAAREDLEALRPVAQEIVRAAREHDLIGYLEADRQFHLSLLALGGNDRLVETVGDLRKRSRLYGLTALDENDQLLPSAQEHVELLDLMVAGDAKAAEKCMTRHLSHVRSLWAEGAPDKERKPTRTGLGVRLGSA from the coding sequence ATGGGCCACCTCAAGCAGCGCAACCTCATCACCACCAGGGAGCGCCTGCGCGACCAGGTGGCCCACGCCCTGCGCGCGGCACTGATCTCCGGTGAACTGCGCCCCGGCGAGGTGTACTCGGCGCCGGGTCTCGCGGAGGACTTCGGCATCTCCGCGACGCCCGTGCGCGAGGCGATGCTCGACCTGGCCCGCGAGGGCCTGGTCGAGCCGGTCCGCAACAAGGGCTTCCGGATCACCGAGGTCAACGAACGCGACCTGGACCAGTACTCGGAGATCCGCACCCTCATCGAGGTCCCCATGGTCGGCCGGATCACCCGCTCCGCCGCCCGCGAGGACCTGGAGGCGCTGCGCCCGGTCGCGCAGGAGATCGTCCGCGCCGCCCGCGAGCACGACCTCATCGGCTATCTGGAGGCCGACCGTCAGTTCCACCTCTCCCTGCTCGCCCTCGGCGGCAACGACCGCCTCGTCGAGACCGTCGGCGACCTCCGCAAGCGCTCCCGCCTCTACGGCCTCACCGCCCTGGACGAGAACGACCAGCTGCTCCCCTCCGCCCAGGAGCACGTCGAACTCCTCGACCTGATGGTGGCCGGTGACGCGAAGGCCGCGGAGAAGTGCATGACCCGCCACCTCAGCCACGTCCGCTCCCTGTGGGCCGAAGGCGCCCCGGACAAGGAGCGGAAGCCCACCCGCACCGGCCTCGGCGTCCGCCTCGGCTCCGCCTGA